The Micromonospora sp. NBC_00421 DNA window GGCGGTGTGCATGATCTGCGCGGACATCCGGCCCAGGGCCGCGGTGTCCTGGTGCCGGTGTTTGCGCTCACCCAGGTCGACCTGGGCGAGTGCGTCCAGGCCGACCAGCTCGAGCAGGTCGATCAGCATGGCCGTCTCGACTCCGTAGCCGGTGACGAACGGCACCCGCTCCAGCACCGTGCGCCGACCGGCGTACTCGCCCGCCAGGGGCTGCACGAAGCCGGCCAGTTCCGGCCAGAACAGGTTCAGCAGCGGCCGGGCCATCAGCTCCGTCACCCGCCCGCCCCCGTCGGCCTCCACGCTGGTCGCCCCGACCAGCGGCCGGTGGTAGAAGCCCTTCACGAACTCGACCGAGGGATCGACAAGCAACGGGCCGATCAGGCCGGTCACGAAGTGCGGCCGGAACTCCCGCAGGTCGGCGTCGACGAAGGCGACGACGTCGCCCCCGGCGGCGGCGAGGCCGGCCCAGAGCGCATCGCCCTTGCCGGTCAGCCGGGGCAGGCCACGGGTCATCTCGTCCTGACCGACCACCTCAGCCCCGGCGGCCCGGGCCACCTGGGCGGTCCGGTCGGTCGACCGGGAGTCCACCACGATCAGCTCGTCGACCAGCGGAACCCGGTCCATCAGGTGCTCCCGGATCGTCGAGACGATCGCCCCGACGGTGGCCTCCTCGTTGCGGGCGGGAAGCACCACGCTGACCCGGTTCTCCCCCTTGGCCCTCATCAGCCGTAGCGCGGGCCAGTCCTGCGCCGACGTCGTCCGATATGTGGCCCACGCCTCCACGACAGGCGAGACGATCGGTTCTGTATCCCGCACTGGCACAACCCCCCAGATCCTGGCGGAAAACCCGGACGTGGTTTTCCCATCCCCGCTCAATCGCTAACCGGTTATCCCTAACAGCTTGATCACACCGGCTCCACCTGCCGGTTCCGGGCAGGTGAACGCTGTGTTGCGGCCCGGCTCCGGGTTTCGCGGCTCCCCGCCGGGGGGAGTGCTGTCGGCGATGGTCGTGACAGCGTCGAGAGGGCCGATGGAATGCGTACCTGCCGGGTGGGCCTGGTCGGGGCCGGTGGGGTGGCGCAACGCCACGCCCGCGTGCTGGGGAGGTTCACCGACGTGGAAGTGATCGGCGTCACCGACGTGGCCCGGGACGCGGCGACGGAGCTGGCCGCCGCGCACTCCGCCCGGGTCTTCACCGACGTCGACGAGCTGCTGGCCGCCGGCCCGGACGCCGTCTACGTCTGCGTACCCCCGTTCGCGCACGGGCCGGTGGAGGAGGCGGTGATCGCGGCCGGGGTGCCGATGTTCGTGGAGAAGCCGGTGGCGGTCGACCTGGACACCGCCGAGCGGATCGCCGCCCTGGTGCAGGACCGGGGGCTGCTCACCGCCGTCGGGCACCACTGGCGGTACCTGTACGTGGTGGAGCAGGCCCGGCAGCTGCTCGCCGACCGTCCGGTGCGGATGGTCAACGGAGCCTGGCTGGACAAGGTGCCACCGGTGGCGTGGTGGGCGGTGCGGGACCGCTCCGGTGGCCCGGTCGTCGAGCAGGCCGCCCACGTGCTGGACCTGATCCGCGCACTGGTCGGCGAGGCGGTCGAGGTGACCGCGTACGGCGACGGCAGCCCGCCGCCCGTCGACGGCGCCGACATCGACTCGGTGACCGCCGCCACC harbors:
- a CDS encoding glucosyl-3-phosphoglycerate synthase produces the protein MEAWATYRTTSAQDWPALRLMRAKGENRVSVVLPARNEEATVGAIVSTIREHLMDRVPLVDELIVVDSRSTDRTAQVARAAGAEVVGQDEMTRGLPRLTGKGDALWAGLAAAGGDVVAFVDADLREFRPHFVTGLIGPLLVDPSVEFVKGFYHRPLVGATSVEADGGGRVTELMARPLLNLFWPELAGFVQPLAGEYAGRRTVLERVPFVTGYGVETAMLIDLLELVGLDALAQVDLGERKHRHQDTAALGRMSAQIMHTAWTRLQRRGWAAPGTSPGTLLTQFRRGGSEALPNLDREIVVNDVSVQERPPLADLRHRVPHRRVAAA
- a CDS encoding Gfo/Idh/MocA family protein encodes the protein MRTCRVGLVGAGGVAQRHARVLGRFTDVEVIGVTDVARDAATELAAAHSARVFTDVDELLAAGPDAVYVCVPPFAHGPVEEAVIAAGVPMFVEKPVAVDLDTAERIAALVQDRGLLTAVGHHWRYLYVVEQARQLLADRPVRMVNGAWLDKVPPVAWWAVRDRSGGPVVEQAAHVLDLIRALVGEAVEVTAYGDGSPPPVDGADIDSVTAATLRFADGAVGTLAAACVLGWKHRAGVEILADGLALSLGEDGLSVRDADGERHLPADPDGARVAVDRAFVDAVTGVGDDIRVPYAEALRTQRLAVAVAQSARTGRAVTLPTGPAALAPVVGGVPGASAGVAVDA